From the genome of Geitlerinema sp. PCC 9228:
AGATACCTGTCTGTGCGAGTACACCAGCCACGGTCACTGTGGGTATTTACAGGAAGGGGATTTGGTGGGTCGGGTATTAAACGACCCCACGTTAGAGTTGCTGAAGAAAACCGCTGTTTCCCAAGCTCAAGCTGGTGCGGATATTATTGCTCCTTCCGGGATGATGGATGGGTTTGTACAGGCGATTCGTTCGGCTTTGGATGAGGCGGGTTTTCAAAATACGCCGATTTTGTCCTATGCGGCGAAATATGCTTCTGCTTATTACGGTCCTTTCCGAGATGCGGCGGAATCAAGTCCCCAATCGGGCGATCGCCGTACCTATCAAATGGACCCCGCCAATAGCCGCGAAGCCCTTAAGGAAATTGCTTTGGATATCGAAGAAGGGGCGGATATGCTGATGGTGAAGCCGGCTTTGGCTTATATGGATGTGATTTGGCAGGTGAAACAAGCTACCAATTTACCGGTTGCGGCTTACAATGTTTCCGGCGAATATTCCATGGTGAAAGCAGCGGCTTTAAATGGTTGGATTGACGAACAACAGGTGGTTTTGGAAACATTGACGGCGTATAAGCGTGCCGGTGCCGATTTGATTTTGACTTATCATGCCAAGGATGCCGCTCGCTGGCTGGCAGAACAATAAAAATTCCGCAAGGACGCGATGTCAGGATTTGCGGACATAGCTAGACACCGCCATAAAACTGGTTTTTGGGGAGGTGGTGTTGGTTGTGTCCGCCAATTTTCGTCTGCTTTGGCTAGCAATGGAATCCCTTGGTGGTAGAAGGTGGGGCAAGGGTGGTGAGAATGTCAGAAAAAAATAACAATTAGAGCATTGTCCGGGGAAATTTTCCCCAAGTCTTATAGTAGAATCGAAAAAAGATTTTCCCAACAGTGCTGTTTTTTGGGCAAAGAATCTACCAGCAGTTGGAATGTTTTTTTATGACAATTATTTTTTTGTTAGCTATGAATCGGCGATTGTCCGATAGGCAACCGGAAGTGCGATCGCTACAAATATCGACAGCAACCCAATTGGTATAAATTTTTCCCGATGGACGGTAAGGGAAACAGCGTTTTGGCTGCATTTTTCCTTACCCAACGCTTCGCGCAGGATTTTTCAGGAGTTTGAAAATTATGGATTGCAGCCACATTCAATTTGAAACATGCAAATCCAAAGTAGATTGTACGCAGTTGAAATCTTTGCTCGACCAAACAGCATTTTGGGCACGCGATCGCCAAATTCAAGATTTAGAAATTGCGATCGCCCATAGCTATCCCGT
Proteins encoded in this window:
- the hemB gene encoding porphobilinogen synthase yields the protein MFPVHRPRRLRASADLRRMVRENLVTANDLVYPLFAVPGEGIAQEVPSMPGVYQMSVDKIVAEAKEIYDLGIPSIILFGIPEQKDTEATGAWHDCGIVQKATQAVKEAVPDLIVTVDTCLCEYTSHGHCGYLQEGDLVGRVLNDPTLELLKKTAVSQAQAGADIIAPSGMMDGFVQAIRSALDEAGFQNTPILSYAAKYASAYYGPFRDAAESSPQSGDRRTYQMDPANSREALKEIALDIEEGADMLMVKPALAYMDVIWQVKQATNLPVAAYNVSGEYSMVKAAALNGWIDEQQVVLETLTAYKRAGADLILTYHAKDAARWLAEQ